One Phocoena sinus isolate mPhoSin1 chromosome 13, mPhoSin1.pri, whole genome shotgun sequence DNA segment encodes these proteins:
- the LOC116764679 gene encoding LOW QUALITY PROTEIN: 40S ribosomal protein S19-like (The sequence of the model RefSeq protein was modified relative to this genomic sequence to represent the inferred CDS: deleted 1 base in 1 codon), with protein sequence MPGVTVKDVNQQEFVTALAAFLKKSGKLKVPEWVDTVKLAKHKELAPYDENWFYTRAASTARHLYLRGGAGVGSMTKIYGGRQRNGVMPSHFSRGSKSVARRVLQALEGLKMVEKNQDGGRKLTPQGQRDLDRIAGQVAAANKKH encoded by the exons ATGCCTGGAGTTACTGTAAAGGACGTGAACCAGCAGGAGTTCGTCACAGCTCTGGCAGCCTTCCTCAAAAAGTCCGGGAAGCTGAAAGTCCCTGAATGGGTGGACACTGTCAAGCTGGCCAAGCATAAAGAGCTCGCTCCCTATGATGAGAATTGGTTCTACACACGAGCTGCTTCCACAGCACGGCACCTGTACCTCCGGGGCGGCGCTGGGGTTGGTTCCATGACCAAGATCTAC GGGGGGCGTCAGAGGAATGGTGTCATGCCCAGCCACTTCAGCAGAGGCTCCAAGAGCGTGGCCCGGCGGGTCCTCCAGGCCCTGGAGGGGCTGAAAATGGTGGAAAAGAACCAAGATGGGGGCCGCAAACTAACACCTCAGGGACAGAGAGATCTGGACAGAATCGCTGGACAGGTGGCAGCTGCCAACAAGAAGCATTAG
- the SRSF7 gene encoding serine/arginine-rich splicing factor 7 isoform X1 translates to MSRYGRYGGETKVYVGNLGTGAGKGELERAFSYYGPLRTVWIARNPPGFAFVEFEDPRDAEDAVRGLDGKVICGSRVRVELSTGMPRRSRFDRPPARRPFDPNDRCYECGEKGHYAYDCHRYSRRRRSRSRSRSHSRSRGRRYSRSRSRSRGRRSRSASPRRSRSVSLRRSRSASLRRSRSGSIKGSRYFQSRSRSRSRSRSLSRPRSSRSKSRSPSPKRSRSPSGSPRRSASPERVD, encoded by the exons ATGTCGCGTTACGGGCGGTACGGAGGAG AAACCAAGGTGTATGTTGGTAACCTGGGAACTGGTGCTGGCAAAGGAGAATTAGAAAGGGCTTTCAGTTATTATGGTCCCTTAAGAACTGTGTGGATTGCCAGAAATCCTCCGGGATTTGCCTTTGTGGAATTTGAAGATCCTAGAGATGCAGAAGATGCAGTGCGAGGCCTGGATGGGAA agtGATTTGTGGTTCCCGAGTGAGAGTTGAACTATCAACAGGCATGCCTCGGAGATCTCGTTTTGATAGACCACCTGCCCGACGTCCCTTTGATCCCAATGATAGATGCTATGAGTGTGGCGAAAAGGGACATTATGCTTATGATTGTCATCGCTATAGCCGCCGAAGAAGAAGcag GTCACGGTCCAGATCACATTCAAGATCCAGAGGTAGGCGATACTCTCGCTCTCGCAGCAGGAGCAGGGGAAGGAG gtCAAGATCAGCATCTCCTCGGCGATCAAGATCTGTGTCTCTTCGTAGATCAAGATCAGCTTCACTCAGACGATCTAGGTCTGGTTCTATAAAAGGATCGAGGTATTTCCA ATCCCGGTCCAGGTCGAGATCAAGATCCAGGTCTCTTTCACGACCAAGAAGCAG CCGATCGAAGTCCAGATCTCCATCTCCAAAAAGAAG tcgtTCCCCATCAGGAAGTCCGCGAAGAAGTGCAAGTCCTGAAAGAGTGGACTGA
- the SRSF7 gene encoding serine/arginine-rich splicing factor 7 isoform X3 has product MSRYGRYGGETKVYVGNLGTGAGKGELERAFSYYGPLRTVWIARNPPGFAFVEFEDPRDAEDAVRGLDGKVICGSRVRVELSTGMPRRSRFDRPPARRPFDPNDRCYECGEKGHYAYDCHRYSRRRRSRSRSRSHSRSRGRRYSRSRSRSRGRRSRSASPRRSRSVSLRRSRSASLRRSRSRSRSRSRSRSLSRPRSSRSKSRSPSPKRSRSPSGSPRRSASPERVD; this is encoded by the exons ATGTCGCGTTACGGGCGGTACGGAGGAG AAACCAAGGTGTATGTTGGTAACCTGGGAACTGGTGCTGGCAAAGGAGAATTAGAAAGGGCTTTCAGTTATTATGGTCCCTTAAGAACTGTGTGGATTGCCAGAAATCCTCCGGGATTTGCCTTTGTGGAATTTGAAGATCCTAGAGATGCAGAAGATGCAGTGCGAGGCCTGGATGGGAA agtGATTTGTGGTTCCCGAGTGAGAGTTGAACTATCAACAGGCATGCCTCGGAGATCTCGTTTTGATAGACCACCTGCCCGACGTCCCTTTGATCCCAATGATAGATGCTATGAGTGTGGCGAAAAGGGACATTATGCTTATGATTGTCATCGCTATAGCCGCCGAAGAAGAAGcag GTCACGGTCCAGATCACATTCAAGATCCAGAGGTAGGCGATACTCTCGCTCTCGCAGCAGGAGCAGGGGAAGGAG gtCAAGATCAGCATCTCCTCGGCGATCAAGATCTGTGTCTCTTCGTAGATCAAGATCAGCTTCACTCAGACGATCTAG ATCCCGGTCCAGGTCGAGATCAAGATCCAGGTCTCTTTCACGACCAAGAAGCAG CCGATCGAAGTCCAGATCTCCATCTCCAAAAAGAAG tcgtTCCCCATCAGGAAGTCCGCGAAGAAGTGCAAGTCCTGAAAGAGTGGACTGA
- the SRSF7 gene encoding serine/arginine-rich splicing factor 7 isoform X2 → MSRYGRYGGETKVYVGNLGTGAGKGELERAFSYYGPLRTVWIARNPPGFAFVEFEDPRDAEDAVRGLDGKVICGSRVRVELSTGMPRRSRFDRPPARRPFDPNDRCYECGEKGHYAYDCHRYSRRRRSRSRSRSHSRSRGRRYSRSRSRSRGRRSRSASPRRSRSVSLRRSRSASLRRSRSGSIKGSRSRSRSRSRSRSLSRPRSSRSKSRSPSPKRSRSPSGSPRRSASPERVD, encoded by the exons ATGTCGCGTTACGGGCGGTACGGAGGAG AAACCAAGGTGTATGTTGGTAACCTGGGAACTGGTGCTGGCAAAGGAGAATTAGAAAGGGCTTTCAGTTATTATGGTCCCTTAAGAACTGTGTGGATTGCCAGAAATCCTCCGGGATTTGCCTTTGTGGAATTTGAAGATCCTAGAGATGCAGAAGATGCAGTGCGAGGCCTGGATGGGAA agtGATTTGTGGTTCCCGAGTGAGAGTTGAACTATCAACAGGCATGCCTCGGAGATCTCGTTTTGATAGACCACCTGCCCGACGTCCCTTTGATCCCAATGATAGATGCTATGAGTGTGGCGAAAAGGGACATTATGCTTATGATTGTCATCGCTATAGCCGCCGAAGAAGAAGcag GTCACGGTCCAGATCACATTCAAGATCCAGAGGTAGGCGATACTCTCGCTCTCGCAGCAGGAGCAGGGGAAGGAG gtCAAGATCAGCATCTCCTCGGCGATCAAGATCTGTGTCTCTTCGTAGATCAAGATCAGCTTCACTCAGACGATCTAGGTCTGGTTCTATAAAAGGATCGAG ATCCCGGTCCAGGTCGAGATCAAGATCCAGGTCTCTTTCACGACCAAGAAGCAG CCGATCGAAGTCCAGATCTCCATCTCCAAAAAGAAG tcgtTCCCCATCAGGAAGTCCGCGAAGAAGTGCAAGTCCTGAAAGAGTGGACTGA